CGATGGTGATCGATTCAACGAACCTTTCAATCGACGCGGTGGTCGCGGCGATGAAAGCGCAGATTAACGCTCGAATCAACGCCGCCAAGGGCTTGAAACGAGCCTAGCCCGGTTGTAAGGATTGCACAGCCTCGAAGTCCCGGAAGGTCCCACTAAATGGAGAAAGCGTTGCCTGAACAAATGAGCGGAGGAGATAATGACTTTGAGTCGTTGATGGAAGAGAGTTTGAAGGCTCCCCGTCCCGGCGATGTCCTGGTTGGAAGAGTGCTTCTGATCAGCCGCGACAGCGTCATCATCGACATCAACTACAAGTGCGAAGGGCAGGTCCCCCTCGTGGAATTTCTTGACCATGAAGGACATCCCACGGTCAAGGAGGGCGACGAGGTTGACGTGTATTTCGAAGGCACCGAGACCGATAACGGCACGGTGATGCTTTCGCACGCGAAGGCCGAGAAGTTCAAAGTCTGGCGCGAACTCGACAAGGCGTTTCAGTCGGAGACCCCGGTCGAAGGCGTGGTGCTCGGCAAAGTCAAAGGTGGACTGAAAGTCGATATCGGGGTGCCGGCGTTCCTGCCGGGATCGCATGTCGATATTCGTCCGGCGCGCAACCTGGACCGATACGTCGGGCAGCGCGGCCGCTTCCGAATCCTCAAGTTCAATCGCGCGCGCGGCAACGTGGTGGTCTCGCGCCGCAGCGTGCTCGAGCGCGAGCGCGCTTCGCTCAAGGAACAGACGCTCAAGGTGCTCGAAGAGGGCGTGATCCTCGAAGGCACCGTGAAGAATATTACCGACTACGGCGCGTTCATCGATCTCGGCGGAATCGACGGCCTGCTGCATATCACCGACATGGCATGGGGCCGATTGCAGCATCCGTCGGAAGTCTTGAAGGTCGGGGACAAGGTCAAGGTCGTCGTGCTGAAATACGACCCCGAGCGCGAGCGCGTGTCGCTGGGAATGAAGCAGATCATGCCCGACCCGTGGACCAAGGTCGCCGAAGCGTATCCGCCGGGCACGCGAATCAAGGGCAAGGTCGTCAGCGTCACTGACTACGGCGCCTTCGTCGAGATCGAAAAGGGTGTCGAGGGTTTGATCCACGTCTCCGAGATGAGCTGGAGCAAGCGCGCGGTTCATCCGTCCAAGGTCGTCAATCCCGGCGACCTGGTGGAAGTGCAGGTGCTCGGGGTTGACGAGGCGAATCGAAGAATTTCGCTCGGACTCAAGCAGACCGAGGCGAATCCGTGGGAAGAACTCGGCCACAAGCATCCGATCGGCAGCCAGGTCAAGGGCAAGGTCAAGTCGATCACGGACTTTGGCGTGTTCGTCGAGATCGAGCCGGGGATCGACGGGCTGGTGCACATTTCGGACTTGTCGTGGACCAAGAAGATTCGGCATCCGAGCGAAGTCTGCAAGAAGGGCGACGAGCTGGAGGCGACGGTGCTCGGTATCGACGTCGAGAACGAGCGCGTCAGCCTGGGCGTCAAGCAGCTCTCGACCGACCCGTGGGATACGGTGGCGGAGCGTTACCCGCTCAACACGCGAATTCACGGCAAGGTCAGCTCGGTGGCGGACTTCGGCGTGTTCGTCGAGATCGAGGAAGGAATCGAAGGGCTGATCCATATCTCGCAGCTCAGCAACGAGCGCGTGGACAAGCCGTCGTCGCTGTACAAGGTCGATGACGAGCTGGAGGCGCTGGTGGTGCAAGTGGACCCCAAGGAGCGCCGCATCGGGCTGTCCATCAAGGCGCTCAAGCAGCACGAAGAGCGCGAGGAAATGCAGGCCTACCTCAAGCGCGAGCATGAGGCGGCGCGGTTCTCGATGGAAGATATCCTCAACGAAGAGCTCAAGCTCGATCGCGACGACGGCGAACGGCGCGCGGCGCGCGGCGGCAAACCCAGCTAGGCCGGGAGCGCTTCGATCAAAGCGGGGCGCCGACGGCGGCGAGATCGATGACCAAGCGGGAAATCATCGAAGAACTTCTGGCGCGCCGCCACAAGTTTACCCATCGCGAGTCCGAGACGATCGTCAATGCGATGTTCGACGCGATGGCCAGCTCGCTGACGCGCGGCGAGCGGATCGAAATCCGCGGCTTCGGCAGTTTCGCGGTGAAGCGGCGTCGCGCGCGGCAGGGCCGCAATCCCAAGACCGGGCAGTTGGTCAGAGTGGACGCCAAGCAGATTCCGTTCTTCCGGGCGGGCAAGGAACTCCGAATCGAAGTTAATGGCGCCGAAGAAGCGGGTCGTTAAGCGGCGCGACGCGGCGCAGCTCTCCGCAGCAGGTCTGCGGCTGTGGGCGCCGTGGCGGTACGAGTATATGCGCAGCATCCGCCCCGGCCACCAGGCTTGCATCTTCTGTTTCACCACGCTGTCCGCCTCTGAGCGGCGCGAACGCCTGGTGCTGTTCGAGAATCGCCACGTGCTCGTGATGCTCAACAAGTATCCCTACAACAACGGACATATCATGGTGGCGCCGCGCAGCCATGTCGCCTCGCCGGAGTTGCTGGCGCGAGCGGATCGAGCGGTGCTCGGCGACGCGGTGGCGGCGTCGATAAAGGCGATGCGCGCTAGTCTGCATCCGGCCGCATTTAACCTCGGCGCCAACCTGGGCAGCGCCGCGGGGGCCGGATTCGCCGAGCACATGCATTGGCACATCGTGCCGCGCTGGGTCGGCGACAACAATTTTATGCCGGTGCTTGCCTCGACCCGCGTGCTATCACAGAGTTTGAAGGACAGTTACGGGCAATTGCGCCCGATTTTCAAAAATCTCGGCGCTGAATTATCTTAAAATCAAGTAATCAACCTGCGGGATTCGCGATGAATGAAGGACTGCTGAAAATCCGGACGCTGGGCGAACTCAAGAGCGCGGGCTACCAGACCATGCCGGTGCGGATGGAGATGCGCAAGAATTTGCTCGAGCGGCTGCGCAGCAAGGAGCAAATCCTGCCGGGGATCGTCGGCTACGAAGATACGGTAATTCCGGAGATCGAGAACGGCGTGCTCGCGGGACATCATATGATTTTTCTCGGCGAGCGCGGGCAGGCGAAGTCGCGAATAATTAGATCGCTGGTCGGATTGCTCGACCAGTATGTGCCGGCGGTCGCGGGATGCGAAATCAGCGACGACCCGTTTGCGCCGATATGCCGCCGATGCGTCAAGCTCAAGGAAGAAAAAGGCGACGCGCTTGAGATTGGATGGATCGGACGCGACAGCCGATACGCGGAGAAGCTGGCCACGCCCGACGTTTCGGTGGCGGACTTAATCGGCGAGATCGATCCGATCAAAGTGGCCGAGGGGCGCTACCTGGCCGACGAGGAAACGATCCATTACGGACTGATCCCGCGCACCAATCGCGGCATCTTCGCCATCAACGAGCTGCCCGACCTGACCGAAAAGGTGCAAGTCGGACTGTTCAACCTGATGGAAGAAAAAGATGTCCAGATCAAGGGTTACAAGATTCGGCTGGCGGTCGATGTGGTGTTCGTGGCGAGCGCGAATCCGGAGGACTACACCTCGCGCGGGCGGATTATCACGCCGCTCAAGGATCGTTTCGACATCCAGATTCGCACCCATTACCCCAAGACGCTCGAGCACGAGATTGCGATCATGGAGCAGGAAGCGATGCATCCGCCGCGCGCGGGCGTGGAGGTGCGGACCCCGCAATTCATGAAGGACATTCTGGCGCAGATTACGTTCGAGGCGCGGGCGTCGAACGAGATCAACCAATCGTCGGGGGTGTCGGTGCGGGTTACGATCAACAATTTCGAATCGGCGATTTCCAACGCGGAGAAACGCGCGGTGCGAAACGCGGAGAACGAGATCGTGCCGCGGATTTCAGATTTGCATTCGCTGTATGCGTCGACGGCCGGGAAGATCGAACTCGAGTATGTCGGCGAAGACAAGAAAGAAGACGATTTGATCGAGCGGCTGATCAACCGCGCGGTGCTGAAGGTTTTCGATCGCTATTTGAAACTCGACGATTTGAAGAAGGTCTCGAGCTACTTCGACCAGGGCTGGGGGGTCGAGGTTTCGGACAGCGCGCCGTCGTCGGAATACATGGAACCGCTGCGCGAGGTGACGGGACTGCGCGAAGCGATCACGCTGCTGGGACCGTTCGAGACGCCGGGGCTGATGGCGGCGGCGAGCGAGTTTATTTTCGAGGGCCTGCATCTGCATCAGAAGCTCAACAAGGATCGCCAGGGCGGACGCTTCGCCTATCACGCATGACGCGCAGGCAATTGGGCATGGTCGCCACCCGCTACACGCAGTGGGACGGGACGCAGCGGCTCAAGCTCGACGCCGACAAGGTGTTCGAGAAGCTGGCGGAGTATCTGTCGTACACCGACGACATGCGCCAGGCGATGGACTGGATGATGCGGCAGGGGATGGACTTTGACGGCGTGCGGGTGATGGGGCTCGAGGAGTTTATCGAGCAACTGCGCCAGGAGATGCGCCAGCGCTATCGCGACTTCAACCTGAAGAACGCGCTCTCCGAGATGGAGCAGAAGCTCGAGGACATTTTGAATCGCGAGCGGGCCAAGCTGGAATCGCTCAAGGGGAAAAAGCCCGGCGTCGAGGAAAAGCAGCGCGAGTTGTCGCGCCTGCCGCGGCGTTTGTCGGAAGCGATGCGCAAGCTTGAGAGCCACGAATTCGAGGACGCGCAGGCCAAGGCGGACTTCGACGAGCTGCTCAAGGAATACGAAAATATTCGCGACCTCGAGAATTTTCGCGATCGCAATCAGCACATGTTTCACGGTCCCAAGAGCCTCGGCTACGACGAGGCGCTCGAGTTGATGCGCGAAATGGAGCGGATGCGCCAGCTCGAACAGGACCTGATGTCGGGCAACTTCGAGACGATCTCGATGGAAGACCTGCAGCAGATTTTAGGCCAGCAGGCGGGCAAGGATTTTCAGAATCTCAAGCAGGTGATGGTGCTGCTGACGCAGTCGGGCTACATGGCGCCGAAGGGCGATCATTTCCAGCTCTCGCCCAGGGGCGTGCGGCGAATCGGGCAACTGGCGCTGCGCGACATTTACCAGAACCTGTTGAAGGATCGTTCGGGCGGCCACCTGACCGACCATCGCGGCGTCACGGAGATGCGTCCGGAGCAGACCAAGCCATACGCGTTCGGCGATCCGCTGAATCTGAACCTGGTCGCGACGCTGAAGCATGCGCTGGCGCGCAAGGCGGGCGTTCCGCTGGAGTTGCGGCCGGAAGATTTCGAGATTTACGAAAACGATTACGCCAGTTCGTCGTCGACGGTGCTGTGCCTGGACATGTCGTGGTCGATGAGCTGGGAAGGGCGGTTTGCGGCGGCGAAGAAAGTCGCGATGGCGATGGAGACGCTGATTCGCTCGAAATTCCCACGCGACTTTTTTGCGATCGTCGGCTTTTATACGCGCGCGGTCGAGTTGAAGCTCAAGGACCTGGCCGAAGCGTCGTGGAACATGGGCGATCCGTTCACCAATCTGCAGGACGGGTTGCGGCTCGCTTCGGATTTGCTCGGGCGCCATCCGTCGCGCAATCAGCACATCATCGTGATCACCGACGGACAGCCGACCGCGTACTTCCTGAACAAGCGGCTGTACTGCGAATGGCCGCTGTCGTTCGGCGGCATCAGCATGCGAGCGGCGCAGGAGACGCTCAAGGAAGTCGAGCGGATCACGCGCAAGGGGATCACGATCAACACGTTCATGCTCGATGATTCGCCCAGCCTGCGCGCGTTCGTGGACAAGATGACGCTGATCAATCGAGGCCGCGCGCTGTACACCCGTCCCGACCGTCTCGGCGAATACATGCTGGTCGATTATCTTGCCAAGAAGCGCAAGCGTGTCTGAACAGCGCGTGCGCCAGCGATTGCGTCCGTCAAGCGAAGAGCGGGCAGATGCCGGCGCGTCGGAGCCGGCGCGGCCGGGCACGATTTATCCGGGCGATTGCGTCGAGGTGATGCGCACGTGGCCCGACGCGTCCTTCGACGCGTGCATCACGGATCCGCCGTACAACATGAGCCGGCGCAAAGGGCTCAAGTGGGCATTCAGCTCGCACGTCACGATGGATGAGCAGTGGGATCGGTTCAGCAACGATGACTACTTCGAATTCACGCGGCGGTGGCTTTTGGAAGTGTGCCGGCTGGTGCGCGCCAACGGCAACATCCTGGTGTTCGGCAGCTTCCACAATATCTACCTGATCGGATTTGTGCTGGAGCACGTGCTGGGCCGGCGCATCCTGCAGCAGATCACCTGGTTCAAACCCAACGCGCAACCCAATATCACGGGACGGCTGCCGACCGAGAGCACCGAGTACATTATCTGGGCGTGCAACAATACGCCGGAGCGCGCGGCCAAGTGGACATTCGACTACGCGAGGTCGAAGGAAATCGGCGGCGGCAAACAATTGCGCAACCTGTGGCAGATTCCATGCACGCCGCGCTCGGAGCGCCGGCTTGGCAGTCATCCCTCGCAGAAACCAGTGCAACTGCTCGAACGGATCGTGACGTTGTGGACCAAGCCACAAGACGTGATTCTCGATTGCTTTCTCGGCACCGGTACGACGGCGGC
This region of Candidatus Binatus sp. genomic DNA includes:
- a CDS encoding HIT domain-containing protein — its product is MAPKKRVVKRRDAAQLSAAGLRLWAPWRYEYMRSIRPGHQACIFCFTTLSASERRERLVLFENRHVLVMLNKYPYNNGHIMVAPRSHVASPELLARADRAVLGDAVAASIKAMRASLHPAAFNLGANLGSAAGAGFAEHMHWHIVPRWVGDNNFMPVLASTRVLSQSLKDSYGQLRPIFKNLGAELS
- a CDS encoding DNA-methyltransferase, producing the protein MSEQRVRQRLRPSSEERADAGASEPARPGTIYPGDCVEVMRTWPDASFDACITDPPYNMSRRKGLKWAFSSHVTMDEQWDRFSNDDYFEFTRRWLLEVCRLVRANGNILVFGSFHNIYLIGFVLEHVLGRRILQQITWFKPNAQPNITGRLPTESTEYIIWACNNTPERAAKWTFDYARSKEIGGGKQLRNLWQIPCTPRSERRLGSHPSQKPVQLLERIVTLWTKPQDVILDCFLGTGTTAAAATRLGRRWVGIERDAGYIEIAKKRLGASA
- a CDS encoding 30S ribosomal protein S1 is translated as MEKALPEQMSGGDNDFESLMEESLKAPRPGDVLVGRVLLISRDSVIIDINYKCEGQVPLVEFLDHEGHPTVKEGDEVDVYFEGTETDNGTVMLSHAKAEKFKVWRELDKAFQSETPVEGVVLGKVKGGLKVDIGVPAFLPGSHVDIRPARNLDRYVGQRGRFRILKFNRARGNVVVSRRSVLERERASLKEQTLKVLEEGVILEGTVKNITDYGAFIDLGGIDGLLHITDMAWGRLQHPSEVLKVGDKVKVVVLKYDPERERVSLGMKQIMPDPWTKVAEAYPPGTRIKGKVVSVTDYGAFVEIEKGVEGLIHVSEMSWSKRAVHPSKVVNPGDLVEVQVLGVDEANRRISLGLKQTEANPWEELGHKHPIGSQVKGKVKSITDFGVFVEIEPGIDGLVHISDLSWTKKIRHPSEVCKKGDELEATVLGIDVENERVSLGVKQLSTDPWDTVAERYPLNTRIHGKVSSVADFGVFVEIEEGIEGLIHISQLSNERVDKPSSLYKVDDELEALVVQVDPKERRIGLSIKALKQHEEREEMQAYLKREHEAARFSMEDILNEELKLDRDDGERRAARGGKPS
- a CDS encoding VWA domain-containing protein, whose protein sequence is MVATRYTQWDGTQRLKLDADKVFEKLAEYLSYTDDMRQAMDWMMRQGMDFDGVRVMGLEEFIEQLRQEMRQRYRDFNLKNALSEMEQKLEDILNRERAKLESLKGKKPGVEEKQRELSRLPRRLSEAMRKLESHEFEDAQAKADFDELLKEYENIRDLENFRDRNQHMFHGPKSLGYDEALELMREMERMRQLEQDLMSGNFETISMEDLQQILGQQAGKDFQNLKQVMVLLTQSGYMAPKGDHFQLSPRGVRRIGQLALRDIYQNLLKDRSGGHLTDHRGVTEMRPEQTKPYAFGDPLNLNLVATLKHALARKAGVPLELRPEDFEIYENDYASSSSTVLCLDMSWSMSWEGRFAAAKKVAMAMETLIRSKFPRDFFAIVGFYTRAVELKLKDLAEASWNMGDPFTNLQDGLRLASDLLGRHPSRNQHIIVITDGQPTAYFLNKRLYCEWPLSFGGISMRAAQETLKEVERITRKGITINTFMLDDSPSLRAFVDKMTLINRGRALYTRPDRLGEYMLVDYLAKKRKRV
- a CDS encoding integration host factor subunit beta: MTKREIIEELLARRHKFTHRESETIVNAMFDAMASSLTRGERIEIRGFGSFAVKRRRARQGRNPKTGQLVRVDAKQIPFFRAGKELRIEVNGAEEAGR